The Streptomyces sp. NBC_01268 genome window below encodes:
- the egtA gene encoding ergothioneine biosynthesis glutamate--cysteine ligase EgtA → MPTSPTSGIPRGGSSLSEAEAEDLLRCICFKTGPPRTVGAELEWLVHDLRDPRLPVPPPRLAAAIDTVRALPLVSALTFEPGGQLELSSAPAASLMECLDSLAADLKAVRGALAPLGLGLSGYGVDPWHAPRARVLHEPRYDAMEIALGRTGPSGRAMMCESASVQVCLDAGVEGPGPLGYRRRWELAHLLGPVLVAAFANSPVHGGRRTGWRSTRQLLWADLDPARALAPPADGEPRAEWAAHVLDTPVLCVRTPEGPWAVPEGLTFREWLRTGEPRPPVMDDLRYHVTTLFPPVRPRGHLELRMIDAQSGADGWMVPVAVTTALFEDPKAAEAAYRATLPLAARAASGPAPRNPLWLAAARNGLTDPALHAAALASFDAAVEALPRIGASSRVVGAVGAFRERYVVPGGCPADGLQEAVS, encoded by the coding sequence ATGCCCACGTCGCCGACGAGCGGCATACCCCGGGGCGGTTCCTCGCTCAGCGAGGCGGAAGCCGAGGACCTGCTGCGATGTATCTGCTTCAAGACCGGACCGCCCCGCACGGTCGGGGCCGAGCTGGAGTGGCTCGTCCACGATCTGCGTGACCCCCGGCTGCCCGTCCCGCCGCCCCGGCTGGCGGCGGCCATCGACACCGTACGGGCCCTGCCGCTGGTCTCGGCCCTCACCTTCGAACCCGGCGGGCAGCTGGAGCTCAGCTCGGCGCCCGCCGCCTCCCTCATGGAGTGCCTGGACTCGCTCGCCGCCGACCTGAAGGCGGTGCGCGGGGCGCTCGCCCCGCTCGGGCTCGGGCTCAGCGGCTACGGCGTCGACCCGTGGCACGCGCCCCGCGCGCGCGTGCTGCACGAGCCGCGGTACGACGCGATGGAGATCGCCCTCGGCAGGACCGGGCCCTCGGGCCGGGCCATGATGTGCGAGTCCGCCTCGGTGCAGGTCTGCCTGGACGCCGGGGTGGAGGGCCCGGGGCCGCTCGGCTACCGGCGGCGCTGGGAACTGGCCCATCTGCTGGGACCGGTGCTGGTGGCCGCCTTCGCCAACTCCCCCGTGCACGGGGGCCGCAGGACGGGCTGGCGCTCCACCCGGCAGCTGCTGTGGGCCGATCTCGACCCGGCACGGGCCCTCGCCCCGCCGGCCGACGGCGAGCCGCGGGCCGAGTGGGCGGCGCACGTCCTGGACACCCCCGTGCTGTGCGTGCGGACGCCGGAGGGACCGTGGGCGGTGCCGGAGGGGCTGACCTTCCGGGAGTGGCTGCGCACGGGCGAGCCGCGTCCGCCCGTGATGGACGATCTGCGCTACCACGTCACCACCCTCTTCCCGCCGGTGCGGCCGCGCGGGCATCTGGAGCTGCGGATGATCGACGCGCAGTCCGGCGCCGACGGGTGGATGGTGCCGGTGGCCGTGACCACCGCGCTGTTCGAGGACCCGAAGGCCGCCGAGGCGGCCTACCGGGCGACGCTGCCGCTGGCGGCGCGCGCGGCGAGCGGTCCCGCGCCGCGCAATCCGCTCTGGCTCGCGGCGGCCCGCAACGGCCTCACCGACCCGGCGCTGCACGCCGCCGCGCTGGCCTCGTTCGACGCGGCCGTGGAGGCGCTGCCGCGGATCGGGGCGTCATCCCGCGTGGTGGGCGCGGTCGGAGCGTTCCGCGAGCGGTACGTGGTGCCGGGCGGCTGCCCGGCCGACGGGCTTCAGGAGGCGGTGTCATGA
- a CDS encoding TIGR02452 family protein, which yields MSARLRALAHETEEIVAAGRYTAPDGRTVSLAEELAAALAGTSLHGPGPVPVTPGTGRTTLIEVTGESSLVAARRMTRADATAPVAVLNFASARNPGGGYLNGAQAQEEALCRSSALYATLLRAPAYYEHHRAERDPFYTDRVIHSPGVPVFRTDRGVLLTEPFTVGFLTSPAPNAGVVRRQSPERAGRLPAALAARAERVLETAAAHGYRRLVLGAWGCGVFQNDPVDVAGAFKELITRDGRFAGHFDEIVFGILDRSRDRATLDAFRRTFGQDQP from the coding sequence ATGAGCGCACGACTTCGGGCCCTCGCCCACGAGACCGAGGAGATCGTGGCGGCCGGCCGCTACACGGCACCGGACGGCCGGACCGTCTCCCTCGCCGAGGAGCTGGCGGCGGCCCTGGCCGGAACCAGCCTCCACGGCCCCGGACCCGTCCCCGTCACCCCCGGAACCGGCCGTACGACCCTGATCGAGGTCACCGGCGAGAGCAGCCTCGTCGCCGCCCGGCGGATGACCCGCGCGGACGCCACCGCCCCCGTCGCGGTCCTCAACTTCGCCTCCGCCCGCAACCCCGGCGGCGGCTACCTCAACGGCGCCCAGGCCCAGGAGGAGGCCCTGTGCCGCTCCTCCGCCCTGTACGCCACCCTGCTGCGCGCCCCCGCCTACTACGAGCACCACCGCGCGGAGCGCGACCCCTTCTACACCGATCGGGTCATCCACTCACCCGGCGTGCCCGTCTTCCGCACCGACCGCGGCGTCCTGCTCACCGAACCCTTCACCGTCGGCTTCCTCACCTCGCCCGCGCCGAACGCCGGAGTCGTCCGCCGCCAGAGTCCCGAGCGCGCCGGCCGCCTCCCCGCGGCGCTCGCCGCCCGGGCCGAACGGGTCCTGGAGACCGCCGCCGCCCACGGCTACCGCAGGCTGGTGCTGGGCGCCTGGGGCTGCGGCGTCTTCCAGAACGACCCCGTCGACGTCGCCGGTGCCTTCAAGGAGTTGATCACCCGCGACGGGCGGTTCGCCGGCCACTTCGACGAGATCGTCTTCGGCATCCTCGACCGGAGCCGGGACCGCGCCACCCTGGACGCGTTCCGCCGGACCTTCGGTCAGGACCAGCCGTAA
- a CDS encoding type II toxin-antitoxin system PemK/MazF family toxin translates to MTTPLYSTTEADPYSIGAVRTSYAPDHDGDPDPGEIVWTWVPYEENDGRGKDRPVLVVAREEAGTLLAVQLSSKRHDHDREWVPIGAGSWDAERRESWVDLDRVLRVRDSGMRREACALDRPRFDRVVERLIERYGWS, encoded by the coding sequence ATGACGACTCCCCTGTACTCCACGACCGAGGCCGACCCCTACTCCATCGGGGCGGTCCGCACCTCCTACGCGCCCGACCACGACGGCGATCCCGATCCCGGGGAGATCGTGTGGACCTGGGTGCCGTACGAGGAGAACGACGGGCGCGGCAAGGACCGCCCGGTGCTGGTGGTGGCACGGGAGGAGGCGGGGACGCTGCTGGCCGTGCAGCTGTCGAGCAAGCGGCACGACCACGACCGCGAGTGGGTGCCGATCGGCGCGGGGTCGTGGGACGCGGAGCGGCGCGAGTCCTGGGTGGATCTGGACCGGGTGCTGCGGGTACGCGACTCGGGCATGCGGCGCGAGGCGTGCGCGCTGGACCGGCCGCGCTTCGACCGTGTGGTGGAGCGGCTGATCGAGCGTTACGGCTGGTCCTGA
- a CDS encoding glycosyl hydrolase family 18 protein, translating into MRLALLTAAVLLLPLAPATAAADGSADADTPPARRTVSGWLPYWDQEAAYLQALRHADQLHTVSPFWYEAKADGTVTDHPGAGERLIVDGLHRAGIKVVPTVMESMPEGALAALVTDPARRAAHADALLATAAKGAYDGLDLDYETIATTGDATYPAVRDGYAALVTDVCARLRARAKSCVVTLMPKTAVSGRVWDYAALGRAADRIRIMGYNLHWAGGAPGPLASTAWYDEVLRTATALVPAERLELALPAYGWDWATHADGTRAGKTAHVTWKEAEALRRAKHAPYRWDPTSSTPYFTYQDGAHTRHVWYQDARGVLGHLPVLRRHGVTHTALWALGFEDPALWPVLAQGTPVA; encoded by the coding sequence ATGCGCCTCGCCCTCCTCACCGCCGCCGTCCTGCTGCTGCCCCTCGCCCCGGCCACCGCGGCCGCGGACGGGTCCGCCGACGCCGACACGCCGCCCGCCCGCCGCACCGTCTCCGGCTGGCTCCCGTACTGGGACCAGGAGGCCGCCTACCTCCAGGCCCTGCGCCACGCCGACCAGCTCCACACCGTCAGCCCCTTCTGGTACGAGGCCAAGGCCGACGGCACCGTCACGGACCACCCCGGCGCGGGGGAGCGGCTCATCGTCGACGGACTGCACCGCGCCGGGATCAAGGTCGTGCCCACCGTCATGGAGTCCATGCCCGAGGGAGCCCTCGCCGCCCTCGTCACCGACCCCGCCCGGCGCGCCGCCCACGCGGACGCCCTCCTCGCCACCGCCGCCAAGGGCGCCTACGACGGACTCGACCTCGACTACGAGACCATCGCCACCACCGGCGACGCCACGTACCCGGCCGTACGCGACGGGTACGCGGCCCTCGTCACCGACGTGTGCGCCCGGCTGCGCGCCCGCGCCAAGAGCTGTGTCGTCACCCTCATGCCGAAGACCGCCGTCAGCGGCCGTGTCTGGGACTACGCCGCCCTCGGCAGGGCGGCCGACCGGATCCGGATCATGGGCTACAACCTGCACTGGGCGGGCGGCGCGCCCGGCCCCCTCGCGAGCACCGCCTGGTACGACGAGGTGCTGCGCACCGCCACGGCCCTCGTCCCCGCCGAGCGCCTCGAACTCGCCCTGCCCGCCTACGGCTGGGACTGGGCCACCCACGCCGACGGCACCCGCGCCGGGAAGACCGCGCACGTCACCTGGAAGGAGGCCGAGGCCCTGCGGCGCGCCAAGCACGCCCCGTACCGGTGGGATCCCACCTCCAGCACCCCGTACTTCACCTACCAGGACGGCGCGCACACCCGTCACGTCTGGTACCAGGACGCCCGCGGCGTCTTGGGCCACCTGCCCGTCCTGCGCCGCCACGGCGTCACCCACACCGCCCTGTGGGCCCTCGGATTCGAGGACCCCGCACTCTGGCCCGTGCTCGCTCAGGGGACCCCGGTCGCCTGA
- a CDS encoding flotillin family protein, which translates to MSLGILAGAVVGALAVLIALFKMMWRVAEPNEALIISGSNHKMEGLGEGMGFRIVTGRGTLVMPGVQAVRKLSLDLNETQLSVECVTHQGIPLKVRGVVIFKVGDDFVSIANAARRFLDQQKLMSERVHIVFAGHLRAIVGGLTVEDMIRDREKLTGQARSACGTEMEKLGLIVDSLQIHEIEDPTGYIKNLAAPHAAAVQRDARIAQAEANRRATEAEQQAAARMSEATRDSEILQAGYQAERDQASAKARQAGPLADAAARQEVVVQETRVAELESHRTEQQLQTDVRKPADALAYEKRTLAAAERDARISAAEADAKETELASAATATATRVTGEAEAAAAHAKGLAVAEATRAKGLAEAEAIKARAAALAENQEAVVAQQLAERWPEIVEAGASAFGNVDQMVLLNGADGMADMFAKALTMGGTGLGVARRLLATMGPDAAGSGGGAAGPADAVPAPRSEEITVGDGDGAASGA; encoded by the coding sequence ATGAGCCTCGGGATCCTGGCGGGCGCCGTCGTCGGCGCGCTGGCCGTTCTGATCGCTCTGTTCAAAATGATGTGGCGCGTCGCTGAGCCCAACGAGGCGTTGATCATCTCCGGTTCCAACCACAAGATGGAGGGGCTCGGCGAAGGCATGGGGTTCCGGATCGTCACCGGACGCGGCACGCTGGTGATGCCGGGAGTCCAGGCGGTGCGGAAGCTCTCGCTCGACCTCAACGAGACCCAGCTCTCGGTGGAGTGCGTCACGCACCAGGGCATCCCGCTGAAGGTGCGGGGTGTGGTGATCTTCAAGGTGGGCGACGACTTCGTGTCGATCGCCAACGCCGCCCGGCGTTTCCTCGACCAGCAGAAGCTGATGTCCGAGCGGGTGCACATCGTCTTCGCCGGTCATCTCCGCGCCATCGTCGGCGGGTTGACGGTGGAGGACATGATCCGTGACCGGGAGAAGCTGACCGGACAGGCGCGTTCGGCCTGTGGCACGGAGATGGAGAAGCTGGGTCTGATCGTGGACTCGCTGCAGATCCACGAGATCGAGGATCCGACCGGGTACATCAAGAACCTGGCGGCGCCGCACGCGGCCGCGGTCCAGCGGGACGCGCGGATCGCGCAGGCCGAGGCCAACCGGCGGGCGACCGAGGCGGAGCAGCAGGCCGCGGCGCGCATGTCGGAGGCGACCAGGGACAGCGAGATCCTCCAGGCGGGCTACCAGGCCGAGCGCGACCAGGCGTCGGCGAAGGCCCGTCAGGCCGGTCCGCTGGCCGACGCGGCGGCGCGTCAGGAGGTCGTGGTCCAGGAGACCCGGGTCGCCGAACTGGAGTCGCACCGTACGGAGCAACAGCTGCAGACGGACGTGCGCAAGCCGGCGGACGCCCTGGCGTACGAGAAGCGGACGCTGGCCGCGGCCGAGCGGGACGCGCGGATCTCGGCGGCCGAGGCCGACGCGAAGGAGACCGAGCTGGCGAGCGCGGCGACGGCGACGGCCACCCGGGTGACGGGTGAGGCGGAGGCCGCGGCGGCGCACGCGAAGGGTCTGGCGGTGGCCGAGGCGACGCGGGCGAAGGGTCTCGCGGAGGCCGAGGCGATCAAGGCGCGGGCGGCGGCGCTCGCCGAGAACCAGGAGGCGGTGGTCGCGCAGCAACTGGCCGAGCGGTGGCCGGAGATCGTGGAGGCGGGCGCTTCGGCGTTCGGCAACGTGGATCAGATGGTGCTGCTGAACGGTGCGGACGGCATGGCGGACATGTTCGCCAAGGCCCTGACCATGGGCGGGACGGGTCTCGGGGTCGCCCGCAGGCTGCTCGCCACCATGGGCCCGGACGCGGCCGGGAGCGGCGGCGGGGCAGCGGGGCCGGCGGACGCGGTACCCGCGCCGCGTTCGGAGGAGATCACGGTCGGCGACGGGGACGGGGCCGCGTCCGGAGCGTAG
- a CDS encoding alpha/beta fold hydrolase — translation MQLHTTTWGTGERVALLVHGIMADHRTWRRVGPALAERGYRVVAVDLRGHGASGRAGGPSGYGPQDYADDLVETLPAGAELAIGHSLGGLTLATAVERLAPRRAVYVDPAWYLPSGRSGFRAELFTQAKSLTREHVREFNPRWAEEDLDIELDSVRLWDERSAHGLSPFAGKDLAPGHPVVPSLLMLADPSMLVSPERARVFQERGFHVRTVAGAGHTIQRDDFDGFMSALDGWI, via the coding sequence GTGCAGTTGCACACCACCACGTGGGGAACCGGCGAGCGCGTCGCGCTCCTGGTCCACGGGATCATGGCCGACCACCGCACCTGGCGGCGGGTCGGACCCGCGCTCGCCGAGCGCGGCTACCGGGTGGTGGCCGTCGACCTGCGCGGCCACGGTGCCAGCGGGCGGGCCGGCGGGCCCTCGGGGTACGGGCCGCAGGACTACGCCGACGACCTGGTCGAAACCCTGCCCGCCGGGGCCGAGTTGGCGATCGGCCACTCGCTCGGCGGCCTCACCCTGGCGACCGCGGTGGAGCGGCTCGCCCCGCGCCGGGCCGTGTACGTGGACCCGGCCTGGTACCTGCCGTCGGGCCGCAGCGGCTTCCGGGCCGAGCTGTTCACCCAGGCCAAGTCGCTGACCCGGGAGCACGTGAGGGAGTTCAACCCGCGCTGGGCCGAGGAGGACCTGGACATCGAGCTCGATTCCGTACGCCTCTGGGACGAGCGCTCGGCGCACGGTCTGAGCCCGTTCGCCGGCAAGGACCTGGCGCCGGGGCACCCGGTGGTGCCCTCGCTGCTGATGCTGGCCGACCCGAGCATGCTGGTCTCCCCGGAGCGGGCCCGGGTCTTCCAGGAGCGCGGCTTCCACGTCCGCACCGTGGCCGGGGCGGGCCACACGATCCAGCGGGACGACTTCGACGGGTTCATGTCCGCCCTGGACGGATGGATCTGA
- a CDS encoding MFS transporter gives MALSSPGTSPDTGTAGAASPGSPRPTRGLLPLLLTGNTAMYALYIGVPGMLLALQIEDIDPASKVANFGLVSGVSAIFATIFNPVAGALSDRSGRRNPWILAGGLLAVPVMLLLGSVHTILLVMIAWCLGQAVMNIYQAALTSVVPDRVPLASRGKASAAVGLGLPIGSTIGALVGAAFSENYRTGYLVFGAIVALTAVLFTSCAREERMPAKAPLPVKEQVAAFGSALKDHDFRWAFIGRALLVLGYFAVAGFQLYILKDHTDLPAGLSAEEAVAVLMPLNSVAMVVSTVLGGWLSDRYDRRKLFVGASAALAAVALVIPAVSAGWTAMLAFSVVNGLGFGCYMAVDTALVTMVLPKAEDAARDMGVLNVANAGPQIVAPFVASLIVSLSGGYTALFIVAAVLSVLGALAVRPIRTVR, from the coding sequence GTGGCCCTTTCCTCCCCCGGAACCTCTCCGGACACCGGCACCGCAGGCGCCGCCTCCCCCGGCTCCCCCCGGCCCACGCGCGGGCTGCTCCCCCTTCTGCTGACCGGCAACACCGCGATGTACGCGCTCTACATCGGCGTCCCCGGCATGCTCCTCGCGCTCCAGATCGAGGACATCGACCCGGCGTCGAAGGTGGCCAACTTCGGGCTGGTCTCGGGTGTCTCCGCGATCTTCGCGACGATCTTCAACCCGGTGGCGGGCGCGCTCTCCGACCGCTCGGGGCGCCGCAACCCGTGGATCCTCGCGGGCGGTCTGCTCGCCGTGCCGGTGATGCTGCTGCTCGGCAGCGTGCACACGATCCTGCTGGTGATGATCGCCTGGTGTCTCGGCCAGGCCGTGATGAACATCTACCAGGCCGCCCTCACCTCCGTGGTGCCCGACCGCGTGCCGCTCGCCTCGCGCGGCAAGGCCTCGGCCGCCGTCGGTCTCGGCCTGCCGATCGGATCCACCATCGGCGCCCTGGTCGGTGCCGCCTTCTCGGAGAACTACCGCACCGGCTACCTCGTGTTCGGCGCGATCGTCGCCCTGACCGCCGTCCTGTTCACCTCCTGCGCGCGCGAGGAGCGCATGCCGGCCAAGGCGCCGCTGCCGGTCAAGGAGCAGGTGGCGGCGTTCGGCAGCGCGCTGAAGGACCACGACTTCCGCTGGGCGTTCATCGGACGGGCCCTGCTCGTCCTCGGCTACTTCGCCGTCGCCGGTTTCCAGCTCTACATCCTCAAGGACCACACCGACCTGCCGGCCGGGCTCAGCGCCGAGGAGGCCGTGGCCGTCCTGATGCCGCTCAACTCGGTCGCCATGGTGGTCTCCACGGTGCTCGGCGGCTGGCTGTCCGACCGCTACGACCGGCGCAAGCTGTTCGTCGGCGCCTCGGCGGCGCTGGCCGCCGTCGCCCTGGTCATCCCGGCCGTCTCGGCCGGCTGGACCGCGATGCTCGCCTTCTCCGTCGTCAACGGCCTCGGCTTCGGCTGCTACATGGCCGTGGACACCGCCCTGGTGACGATGGTGCTGCCCAAGGCCGAGGACGCCGCCCGCGACATGGGTGTGCTGAACGTCGCGAACGCCGGTCCGCAGATCGTGGCGCCCTTCGTCGCCTCGCTGATCGTCTCGCTCAGTGGCGGATACACCGCGCTCTTCATCGTCGCCGCCGTACTGTCGGTGCTCGGCGCACTCGCCGTGCGCCCGATCCGTACCGTGCGCTAG
- a CDS encoding LacI family DNA-binding transcriptional regulator: protein MSQSPKQSAGRTVPTSADVARLAGVSRATVSYVLNNTAAVRISEPTRRKVREAAEELGYVPHAAARSLRAGHSRMVLLPTAHVPIGPLYSRFFNELQWALRRLDYTVVQYGSVGLDPDEAARAWAELRPVAVVSLGEVELTPQGVDLLKRSGAKAVITVGPQRVEGTHALVMDQSQVGRAAAAHLVERGCRTIGVVMPEEPGLEMFSVPRFEGVRSVAEAAGAEVVPLPLRYEEEPAGALAARWRELRLDGVFAYNDEYAMLLMRALQDAGIAIPGETAVVGSDDLVLGRLLRPRLSTVHIDMVLGRELAELVDRVVRDPESAPERQEMLDARVVRRESS, encoded by the coding sequence ATGAGCCAGTCACCCAAGCAGTCCGCCGGACGCACCGTCCCCACCAGCGCCGATGTCGCGCGGCTGGCGGGCGTCTCCCGGGCCACCGTCAGCTACGTCCTGAACAACACCGCGGCCGTACGGATCAGCGAGCCCACCCGCCGCAAGGTCCGCGAGGCGGCCGAGGAACTCGGCTACGTCCCGCACGCCGCCGCCCGCAGCCTGCGGGCCGGGCACAGCCGGATGGTCCTGCTGCCCACCGCCCACGTCCCGATCGGCCCGCTGTACAGCCGCTTCTTCAACGAGCTCCAGTGGGCGCTGCGCCGCCTCGACTACACCGTCGTCCAGTACGGCAGCGTGGGCCTCGACCCGGACGAGGCCGCCCGCGCCTGGGCCGAGCTGCGCCCGGTCGCCGTCGTCTCGCTCGGCGAGGTGGAGCTCACCCCGCAGGGCGTCGACCTGCTCAAGCGCTCCGGCGCCAAGGCCGTGATCACCGTCGGCCCGCAGCGGGTCGAGGGCACCCACGCGCTCGTCATGGACCAGTCCCAGGTCGGTCGGGCCGCCGCCGCCCACCTCGTCGAGCGCGGCTGCCGGACCATCGGCGTCGTGATGCCCGAGGAGCCGGGCCTGGAGATGTTCTCCGTGCCGCGCTTCGAGGGCGTACGGAGCGTGGCGGAGGCGGCGGGCGCGGAGGTCGTGCCGCTGCCGCTCCGCTACGAGGAGGAGCCGGCCGGAGCCCTCGCCGCCCGCTGGCGCGAGCTGCGTCTCGACGGCGTGTTCGCCTACAACGACGAGTACGCCATGCTGCTGATGCGCGCGCTCCAGGACGCCGGGATCGCGATCCCCGGGGAGACCGCCGTGGTCGGCTCGGACGACCTGGTCCTCGGCCGGCTGCTGCGCCCGCGCCTGAGCACGGTCCACATCGACATGGTCCTGGGGCGCGAGCTCGCCGAGCTCGTCGACCGGGTGGTCCGCGACCCGGAGTCGGCGCCGGAGCGGCAGGAGATGCTGGACGCCCGGGTGGTGCGGCGGGAGTCGAGCTGA
- a CDS encoding thiolase family protein: MSIRDVYIVDAVRTPIGKFGGALSSVRPDDLAAHVVKALVERTPDLDPARIDDVYFGDANGAGEDNRDVARMAVLLAGLPTSVPGVTVNRLCGSGLEAVIQAARAVALGDASVAIAGGVESMSRAPWVLQKPERAFPAGHQQLHSTTLGWRMTNPRMPAEWTVALGEGAELVADKHALTREAQDAFALASHQKAAEAWAKGLYDGEVVPYPGAELVRDECIRDNTSPEALARLKPSFRPDGGTVTAGNASPLNDGAAALLLVDEEGLRATGREPLARIRASAVTGIEPQLFGLGPVEAVRKALDKAGRGFGDLTTFELNEAFAAQSLGCLAEWPELDPAVVNPRGGAIAIGHPLGASGARLAGAVAHQLAAAGSGTGLAALCIGVGQGLALVLER, from the coding sequence ATGAGCATCCGCGACGTCTACATCGTCGACGCCGTCCGCACCCCGATCGGCAAGTTCGGCGGTGCCCTCTCCTCCGTCCGCCCGGACGACCTCGCCGCCCACGTCGTCAAGGCGCTCGTGGAGCGCACCCCGGACCTGGACCCGGCCCGCATCGACGACGTGTACTTCGGCGACGCCAACGGCGCGGGCGAGGACAACCGCGACGTGGCCCGGATGGCCGTCCTGCTCGCCGGACTGCCCACCTCGGTGCCCGGCGTGACCGTCAACCGGCTGTGCGGCTCCGGTCTGGAAGCCGTCATCCAGGCCGCCCGCGCCGTCGCCCTGGGCGATGCCTCCGTCGCCATCGCGGGCGGCGTCGAGTCCATGTCGCGCGCCCCCTGGGTGCTGCAGAAGCCCGAGCGCGCCTTCCCGGCCGGCCACCAGCAGCTGCACTCCACGACCCTCGGCTGGCGCATGACCAACCCGAGGATGCCCGCCGAGTGGACCGTCGCCCTCGGAGAGGGCGCAGAACTCGTCGCCGACAAGCACGCCCTCACCCGCGAGGCCCAGGACGCCTTCGCGCTCGCCAGCCACCAGAAGGCGGCCGAGGCCTGGGCCAAGGGCCTGTACGACGGCGAGGTCGTCCCGTACCCGGGCGCCGAGCTCGTACGGGACGAGTGCATCCGCGACAACACGTCGCCGGAGGCGCTGGCCCGGCTCAAGCCCTCGTTCCGCCCCGACGGCGGCACGGTCACCGCGGGCAACGCCTCCCCGCTCAACGACGGCGCCGCCGCCCTGCTCCTCGTCGACGAGGAGGGGCTGCGGGCGACCGGCCGCGAACCGCTCGCGCGCATCCGCGCCTCCGCCGTCACCGGCATCGAGCCGCAGCTCTTCGGGCTCGGCCCCGTGGAGGCCGTGCGCAAGGCGCTCGACAAGGCGGGCCGCGGCTTCGGGGACCTCACCACGTTCGAGCTGAACGAGGCCTTCGCCGCCCAGTCCCTCGGCTGCCTCGCCGAATGGCCGGAACTCGACCCCGCCGTGGTCAACCCGCGCGGCGGCGCCATCGCCATCGGTCACCCGCTGGGCGCCTCCGGCGCGCGCCTCGCCGGCGCCGTCGCCCACCAGCTCGCCGCGGCCGGCTCCGGCACCGGCCTCGCCGCGCTGTGCATCGGCGTCGGCCAGGGCCTCGCGCTCGTCCTGGAGCGCTGA
- the trxA gene encoding thioredoxin: MSTVELTKDNFDQIVSENEFVLIDFWASWCGPCRQFGPVFEAASQRHEDLVFAKVDTEAQQELAAAFEIRSIPTLMIVRDKVAVFAQPGALPEAALEDVIGQARGLDMDEVRKSIAEAQAQQGQ; the protein is encoded by the coding sequence ATGAGCACTGTCGAGCTCACCAAGGACAACTTCGACCAGATCGTGAGCGAGAACGAGTTCGTTCTCATCGACTTCTGGGCTTCCTGGTGCGGCCCGTGCCGTCAGTTCGGGCCGGTCTTCGAGGCGGCCTCCCAGCGGCACGAGGACCTCGTGTTCGCGAAGGTGGACACCGAGGCCCAGCAGGAGCTCGCGGCGGCCTTCGAGATCCGCTCGATCCCGACGCTGATGATCGTCCGCGACAAGGTCGCCGTCTTCGCCCAGCCCGGCGCGCTGCCGGAGGCCGCCCTGGAGGACGTCATCGGCCAGGCACGCGGTCTGGACATGGACGAGGTGCGCAAGTCCATCGCGGAGGCGCAGGCGCAGCAGGGGCAGTGA